One Coffea arabica cultivar ET-39 chromosome 5e, Coffea Arabica ET-39 HiFi, whole genome shotgun sequence DNA segment encodes these proteins:
- the LOC113741152 gene encoding aspartic proteinase CDR1-like, translating to MAGNFTVLSLFSKLSLLFFINLFLSPLIEGKHGFSTHLIHRDTPKSPLYNPSNSYFETLNKAFHRSFSRAEYFKKRISQSHSKSLSDSFDGIQSHITSITGEYLIKVSIGTPPVDILAIADTGSDLTWTQCNPCRQCYEQSAPLFDPSKTSSYRKLSCESLLCTEVGTQTCDSENNCGYRVSYGDHSYSIGDLSAETFTFESSSGGSVSIPKVVFGCGHENEGTFNESASGIVGLGGGSLSLIKQLSGSIGGRFSYCLVPKDSGSDTSSKINFGTNAVVSGPTAVSTPLIKKNPDTFYYLNLEGFSIGNTRISNKGFSKLHNISSTAVEEGNIIIDSGTTLTYVPQELYQDLESQLSKIIRGTRVSDPLSIFGLCYKSERNIEFPKLVAHFTNADIVLAPTSTFLEVSEGMICLTIVPSDELAIFGNLLQINYLIGYDLVNGKVSFLPADCTKN from the coding sequence ATGGCTGGAAATTTTACAGTTCTCTCTTTGTTTTCCAAGTTATCCCTTTTATTCTTCATCAATTTGTTTCTTTCTCCACTCATTGAGGGAAAACATGGTTTTTCTACTCATCTCATACATCGTGACACCCCAAAATCCCCCCTTTACAATCCTTCCAACTCCTACTTTGAAACGCTTAACAAAGCTTTTCATCGATCGTTCTCTCGAGCCGAGTATTTCAAGAAAAGAATCTCCCAGTCGCATTCCAAGAGTTTATCAGATTCTTTTGATGGAATCCAGTCCCACATCACATCCATCACTGGGGAGTACCTCATCAAAGTATCCATCGGAACCCCACCTGTTGATATCCTAGCCATTGCTGACACGGGCAGCGATCTTACTTGGACACAATGCAATCCCTGCAGACAATGCTATGAGCAAAGTGCCCCTCTTTTTGATCCAAGTAAAACTTCGAGTTATCGAAAGTTATCATGCGAATCTCTGTTGTGTACTGAAGTTGGAACTCAAACTTGTGATTCTGAAAACAATTGTGGATATAGAGTTTCTTATGGAGATCATTCTTATAGTATTGGTGATCTTTCTGCGGAAACTTTTACCTTTGAATCAAGCTCTGGCGGAAGTGTATCAATTCCGAAAGTTGTTTTCGGTTGCGGGCACGAAAATGAAGGCACTTTCAATGAAAGTGCGTCCGGGATAGTTGGACTTGGGGGAGGATCATTGTCTCTTATCAAGCAACTGAGTGGATCAATCGGTGGCAGATTTTCCTATTGCTTAGTGCCTAAAGATTCAGGATCAGATACTTCAAGTAAGATCAATTTTGGTACAAATGCTGTTGTTTCAGGCCCAACAGCAGTTTCAACTCCACTGATCAAGAAAAATCCAGATACATTTTACTATCTCAATCTAGAAGGCTTCAGCATTGGAAATACAAGGATTTCAAACAAGGGTTTCTCCAAGTTGCATAATATTTCCTCTACTGCTGTAGAAGAGGGCAACATCATAATTGACTCTGGAACAACTCTAACTTATGTCCCTCAGGAACTTTACCAAGATTTGGAATCACAACTTAGCAAAATAATAAGGGGCACACGGGTTTCTGATCCACTAAGTATCTTTGGCCTTTGCTATAAGTCTGAAAGAAATATCGAGTTTCCCAAACTTGTTGCTCACTTTACTAATGCAGATATAGTATTGGCTCCAACCAGTACATTTCTTGAAGTCTCCGAAGGCATGATTTGTTTGACTATAGTTCCATCAGATGAACTTGCAATTTTTGGGAACCTTCTGCAGATAAATTATCTTATCGGGTATGATCTTGTAAACGGGAAGGTCTCCTTCTTGCCTGCTGATTGCACCAAAAATTAG
- the LOC140007065 gene encoding aspartic proteinase CDR1-like, which produces MARNCPVPFSSYSKLSLLVFINLILYPFTEGQTSGFSTHLIHRDSPKSPLYNPSDSNFERLHDAFHRSFARAQYFNKRISHSRSKLLSHFSSDSIQSNITSVTGDYLIKVSIGTPAVDVLAIADTGSDLTWTQCRPCIQCFKQDAPLFDPSKSTTYEQVLSCHAPLCRLDPGITVCYPGNICGYGVAYGDKSFSDGDLATDTFTFESSSGGNISIANVAFGCGHQNGGTLEETSSGIVGLSRGALSIIRQLNASIAGKFSYCLVPRNSNFSSKIHFGTNAVVSGPGVVSTTLYKKAGDTYYYLDLVGFSVGNTTIPYHFTKLDNSSPDDEGNVVLDSGTTLTFVPRQMYQPFESEIIDLTKGTRVPDPTGADLRVCYNKDNNLQIPKIVAVFLDADLILPPNNTFAEVSDGVVCLTIVPSDDTPILGNQLQINFLIGYDLVNGTVSFLPTDCTKNH; this is translated from the coding sequence ATGGCCAGAAATTGTCCGGTACCTTTTTCTTCGTATTCTAAGTTATCCCTTTTAGTCTTCATCAATTTAATTCTTTATCCCTTCACTGAAGGACAAACTAGTGGTTTTTCTACTCATCTCATACATCGTGACTCTCCAAAATCCCCCTTGTATAATCCCTCCGACTCCAACTTTGAAAGGCTTCATGACGCTTTTCATCGTTCCTTTGCTCGAGCCCAGTATTTCAACAAAAGAATCTCCCACTCTCGTTCCAAGCTTCTGTcacatttttcttctgattCAATCCAATCCAACATCACATCCGTCACTGGGGACTACCTTATTAAAGTATCTATCGGAACCCCAGCTGTTGATGTCCTTGCCATTGCTGACACAGGTAGCGATCTTACGTGGACACAATGCCGGCCCTGCATTCAATGTTTTAAGCAAGATGCCCCTCTTTTTGATCCTAGTAAATCAACGACTTATGAACAAGTATTATCATGCCACGCTCCGTTGTGTCGTTTGGATCCTGGAATTACAGTTTGTTATCCTGGAAATATATGTGGGTATGGAGTTGCATATGGAGATAAATCTTTTAGTGATGGGGATCTTGCTACAGACACTTTTACGTTTGAATCAAGTTCTGGCGGAAATATATCAATCGCAAATGTTGCTTTTGGTTGCGGGCACCAAAATGGTGGCACCTTGGAGGAAACTTCCTCTGGGATAGTTGGACTATCACGTGGAGCATTGTCAATTATAAGGCAATTGAATGCATCAATTGCTGGTAAATTTTCCTATTGTTTGGTTCCTAGAAACTCAAACTTTTCAAGTAAGATCCATTTCGGAACAAACGCTGTTGTTTCAGGCCCTGGAGTAGTTTCAACTACGCTGTACAAGAAAGCTGGAGATACATACTACTATCTCGATTTAGTTGGCTTCAGTGTTGGAAATACAACGATTCCATACCATTTCACCAAGTTGGATAATTCTTCCCCTGATGATGAGGGTAATGTCGTACTTGATTCTGGAACAACACTAACGTTTGTCCCAAGGCAAATGTACCAACCTTTTGAATCAGAAATAATTGATTTAACAAAGGGTACACGGGTTCCTGATCCTACTGGTGCCGACTTGAGAGTTTGCTATAATAAGGATAACAACCTCCAAATTCCCAAAATTGTTGCTGTCTTTCTTGATGCTGACCTAATATTACCTCCAAACAATACATTTGCCGAAGTCTCTGATGGGGTGGTTTGTTTGACTATAGTTCCAAGTGATGATACTCCAATTTTGGGAAACCAGTTgcagataaattttcttattggATATGATCTTGTTAACGGGACGGTCTCCTTCTTGCCAACTGATTGCACCAAAAATCATTAA